In Sciurus carolinensis chromosome 13, mSciCar1.2, whole genome shotgun sequence, a genomic segment contains:
- the LOC124962739 gene encoding 28S ribosomal protein S18c, mitochondrial-like: protein MFTPWLTAAVCLPNPGTGSVLWRRGCSQYKQVTGNEDLPDPMENSYKEPLKKCILCEKHVGVQNVQVFVGRNRKKLQK from the exons ATGTTCACACCCTGGCTAACGGCTGCTGTCTGCCTCCCAAATCCTGGAACTGGCTCAGTGCTCTGGAGAAGGGGTTGTTCACAATACAAGCAGGTAACCGGCAATGAGGACCTGCCTGATCCAATGGAAAATTCTTATAAGGAGCCTCTTAAGAAATGTATCTTGTGTGAGAAACATGTA ggagttcagaatgtac AGGTCTTTgtgggaagaaacagaaagaaattacaaaagtGA